In the Gorilla gorilla gorilla isolate KB3781 chromosome 10, NHGRI_mGorGor1-v2.1_pri, whole genome shotgun sequence genome, one interval contains:
- the LOC101138661 gene encoding nucleolar protein 56-like — MTPKGEACYCQNFAYVTNIHNVFGPQHHPDSSSTPERCEETSEKPKKKKKQKPQEVPQEKTEDPSISFSKPKKKKSFSKEELMSSDLEETAGSTSLLKKKKSSPKTETVNDPEEAGNRSVSKKKRKFSKEEPVSSGPEEAAGSKSSSKKKMFHKEAQED; from the coding sequence CTTATGTGACAAACATTCACAATGTTTTTGGTCCTCAACATCACCCTGACAGCAGTAGTACTCCAGAGAGGTGTGAGGAGACGAGTGAAAaacccaaaaagaagaaaaagcaaaagcccCAGGAGGTTCCTCAGGAGAAAACAGAAGACCCATCTATCTCTTTCTCCAAacccaagaaaaagaaatctttttccAAGGAAGAGTTGATGAGTAGTGACCTTGAAGAGACTGCTGGCAGCACCAGTCTTCTCAAGAAGAAGAAGTCTTCACCCAAGACAGAAACAGTTAATGACCCCGAAGAGGCAGGCAACAGAAGTGTCtccaagaaaaagaggaaattctcCAAAGAGGAGCCTGTCAGCAGTGGACCTGAAGAGGCTGCTGGCAGCAAGAGCAGCTCCAAGAAGAAAATGTTCCATAAAGAAGCCCAGGAAGATTAG